The Kineococcus endophyticus genome contains a region encoding:
- a CDS encoding oxidoreductase, which translates to MSTWFITGCSTGLGRSLAEAVLARGHRAVVTARDASRVEDIAAGHPDSALALSLDVTSPEQVAAAVRAAEERFGGIDVVVNNAGYGYRAAVEEGVDADVERLFATHVFGAASVLKAVLPGMRERRSGTVLNISSIGAHVCPPGSGYYAAAKAALEAMSRSLRTELAPLGIRVTIVAPGGFRTDFAGRSLTQSPEPIADYAETAGPRRIENDTAHGTQPGDPAKAAEAMIALAEAENPPSAVFLGSDALSAIEGVLEQRRSEVNVWRELSTSTDF; encoded by the coding sequence ATGTCCACCTGGTTCATCACCGGCTGCTCGACCGGCCTGGGGCGCTCGCTCGCCGAAGCCGTCCTCGCCCGCGGCCACCGCGCCGTCGTCACCGCCCGCGACGCCTCGAGGGTCGAGGACATCGCGGCGGGTCACCCCGACTCCGCGCTCGCCCTGTCCCTCGACGTCACCTCCCCCGAGCAGGTGGCCGCGGCCGTCCGCGCGGCCGAGGAGCGGTTCGGCGGCATCGACGTCGTCGTCAACAACGCCGGGTACGGCTACCGCGCCGCCGTCGAGGAGGGGGTGGACGCCGACGTCGAGCGGCTGTTCGCCACCCACGTCTTCGGGGCGGCCTCCGTCCTCAAGGCCGTCCTGCCCGGGATGCGGGAACGCCGCAGCGGGACGGTCCTCAACATCTCCTCGATCGGGGCCCACGTCTGTCCGCCCGGGTCCGGGTACTACGCGGCGGCCAAGGCGGCCCTGGAGGCGATGTCCCGCTCGTTGCGCACCGAGCTCGCGCCGCTGGGCATCCGCGTGACGATCGTCGCCCCGGGCGGGTTCCGCACGGACTTCGCGGGCCGGTCGCTGACGCAGTCCCCCGAGCCCATCGCCGACTACGCCGAGACCGCCGGTCCCCGGCGCATCGAGAACGACACCGCGCACGGCACCCAGCCGGGCGATCCCGCGAAGGCCGCCGAGGCGATGATCGCGCTGGCCGAGGCGGAGAACCCGCCGTCCGCGGTGTTCCTCGGGTCCGACGCGCTGTCGGCGATCGAGGGCGTGCTCGAGCAGCGCCGCTCGGAGGTCAACGTCTGGCGCGAGCTGAGCACCAGCACCGACTTCTGA
- a CDS encoding VWA domain-containing protein produces the protein MTTLTEGGNAPLTGSSLRVRVEGPVDVTALVVNPDGKVGGDADMVFFNQPSAPGVRLDGRQLALDLGALRPGADRVVVVASPETEGSTFAGTTVRLVLEDGSSTVEFSPSRLGAETVVVLAEVYQRGGAWKVRAVGQGYDNGLAGLATDFGVDVDEPSVEPAAVPAAPAVSLTKGEEKLPVDMRKALNLRKQQVALVLTKHKMTGLRCRVVVVLDVSGSTSSLYRKGVFSRAVERVAPVAAQVDDGAEMQAWAMGGRAKRLEDITIGDLPQWLQTYTAKRYTEAEGWNNEKAVIEDVARYVAREPLDIPTLVLFFHDGGVTDNKGTEKALRAVEREPVFWQFIGIGRSNYGILEKLDTLADRQYDNTGFFALDDLDAVSDEELYDRILQEFPSWMRAYYPPGAPALQGLS, from the coding sequence GTGACCACGCTCACCGAGGGCGGCAACGCCCCGCTCACCGGTTCGTCCCTGCGGGTGCGCGTGGAGGGACCGGTCGACGTGACCGCCCTCGTCGTGAACCCCGACGGCAAGGTCGGCGGCGATGCCGACATGGTGTTCTTCAACCAGCCGTCCGCGCCCGGGGTGCGGCTCGACGGGCGGCAGCTCGCGCTCGACCTCGGCGCACTGCGCCCGGGCGCCGACCGGGTCGTCGTCGTGGCCAGCCCCGAGACCGAGGGCTCGACGTTCGCCGGCACCACCGTCCGGCTGGTCCTGGAGGACGGGTCGTCGACCGTCGAGTTCTCCCCGTCCCGGCTGGGCGCGGAGACCGTCGTCGTCCTCGCCGAGGTCTACCAGCGCGGCGGCGCGTGGAAGGTCCGCGCCGTGGGTCAGGGGTACGACAACGGCCTCGCCGGCCTGGCCACGGACTTCGGGGTGGACGTCGACGAACCCTCTGTGGAACCCGCCGCCGTACCTGCTGCCCCTGCGGTGTCCCTCACCAAGGGTGAGGAGAAGCTGCCCGTCGACATGCGCAAGGCGCTGAACCTGCGCAAGCAGCAGGTCGCGCTCGTCCTGACCAAGCACAAGATGACGGGGTTGCGGTGTCGGGTCGTCGTCGTGCTCGACGTCTCCGGCAGCACGAGTTCCCTCTACCGCAAGGGCGTGTTCTCCCGCGCCGTGGAACGCGTGGCGCCCGTCGCCGCGCAGGTCGACGACGGCGCGGAGATGCAGGCCTGGGCGATGGGCGGCCGGGCCAAGCGCCTGGAGGACATCACCATCGGCGACCTGCCGCAGTGGCTGCAGACCTACACCGCCAAGCGCTACACCGAGGCCGAGGGCTGGAACAACGAGAAGGCCGTCATCGAGGACGTCGCGCGCTACGTCGCCCGCGAACCCCTCGACATCCCCACCCTCGTGCTGTTCTTCCACGACGGCGGGGTCACCGACAACAAGGGCACCGAGAAGGCGTTGCGCGCCGTCGAGCGCGAACCCGTGTTCTGGCAGTTCATCGGCATCGGTCGCAGCAACTACGGGATCCTCGAGAAGCTCGACACCCTGGCTGACCGGCAGTACGACAACACGGGCTTCTTCGCCCTCGACGACCTCGACGCGGTGAGCGACGAGGAGTTGTACGACCGGATCCTGCAGGAGTTCCCGAGCTGGATGCGTGCGTACTACCCGCCGGGAGCGCCTGCGCTGCAGGGCCTGTCCTGA
- a CDS encoding GNAT family N-acetyltransferase, translating into MPSLVAPRSSLAGSVRRAARSGEWDDHPTYAGVAGMDDAEFDAWTDRFVADAREGTPRPEGFVPSTNLWWVDGAEFLGRVQVRHRLTPRLRDLGGHVGYWVAPAARRRGHATAMLAAVLPVANALGLECVLVTCDVDNVGSRRVIEANGGLFEGRRGEKLRFWVPTA; encoded by the coding sequence GTGCCGTCCCTCGTCGCCCCGCGCTCGTCCCTGGCCGGCTCGGTCCGCCGGGCCGCGCGGTCGGGGGAGTGGGACGACCACCCGACCTACGCCGGGGTCGCGGGGATGGACGACGCGGAGTTCGACGCCTGGACCGACCGCTTCGTCGCCGACGCCCGCGAGGGCACTCCACGACCCGAGGGTTTCGTCCCCTCCACGAACCTGTGGTGGGTGGACGGGGCGGAGTTCCTGGGGCGGGTGCAGGTGCGGCACCGCCTGACCCCGCGGCTGCGCGACCTCGGCGGGCACGTCGGGTACTGGGTCGCCCCCGCCGCGCGGCGGCGCGGGCACGCGACGGCGATGCTGGCGGCCGTGCTGCCGGTCGCGAACGCGCTGGGGCTGGAGTGCGTGCTCGTGACGTGCGACGTCGACAACGTGGGTTCCCGCCGGGTCATCGAGGCCAACGGTGGGCTGTTCGAGGGACGGCGCGGCGAGAAGCTGAGGTTCTGGGTGCCGACGGCCTGA
- a CDS encoding NAD-dependent epimerase/dehydratase family protein: MRAVVLGVNGMTGRAIATALVAAGHEVVGTGRSAERFPAVLRDLGVEFLRSDRDDPAQVLAALGPGADVVVDVVAYTAAHARRVLAASSGIGSVVVVSSKAVYVDDRGRHSNSDDPPDFGRPVAEDDPVLPPDPSGNHASREGYGPNKRAVEEVYRSADVPVSVLRPSRIHGPGATAPREAWVLDRIHAGQRVLRLPHAADAGNHPTAAANLARLAVLCAEHPAHRVLNSADPGTPTAGEVVQAVAAAAGVDVDVVDDPAGQPSPWSSWPPFFLDTSAAEALGYRPVGTHAETVVASVRDLLARRRASS; this comes from the coding sequence GTGAGGGCGGTCGTCCTGGGGGTCAACGGGATGACGGGGCGCGCGATCGCCACCGCGCTCGTCGCCGCGGGCCACGAGGTCGTGGGCACCGGTCGTTCCGCGGAGCGGTTCCCGGCCGTGCTGCGCGACCTCGGGGTCGAGTTCCTGCGGTCGGACCGCGACGACCCGGCGCAGGTCCTCGCCGCACTGGGGCCGGGCGCGGACGTGGTCGTCGACGTGGTCGCCTACACCGCCGCGCACGCCCGCCGCGTCCTGGCCGCCTCGTCGGGCATCGGGTCGGTGGTCGTCGTCTCGAGCAAGGCCGTCTACGTCGACGACCGGGGACGGCACTCGAACAGCGACGACCCACCGGACTTCGGTCGGCCCGTCGCGGAGGACGACCCCGTGCTGCCCCCGGACCCCTCGGGGAACCACGCCTCCCGCGAGGGGTACGGGCCGAACAAGAGGGCGGTCGAGGAGGTGTACCGGTCGGCCGACGTTCCGGTCTCGGTGCTGCGCCCCTCGCGCATCCACGGCCCCGGAGCCACCGCACCGCGGGAGGCGTGGGTCCTGGACCGCATCCACGCGGGGCAGCGGGTGTTACGGCTCCCCCACGCCGCGGACGCCGGGAACCACCCGACCGCCGCGGCCAACCTCGCGCGTCTCGCGGTGCTGTGCGCGGAACACCCGGCCCACCGGGTGCTGAACAGCGCCGACCCGGGAACCCCCACGGCGGGCGAGGTCGTGCAGGCGGTCGCCGCGGCCGCCGGCGTGGACGTGGACGTCGTCGACGACCCCGCCGGCCAACCCTCGCCGTGGAGTTCCTGGCCGCCGTTCTTCCTCGACACGAGCGCCGCCGAGGCGCTGGGGTACCGGCCCGTCGGGACGCACGCCGAGACGGTCGTCGCGAGCGTGCGGGACCTGCTCGCCCGCCGGAGGGCGTCGTCCTGA
- a CDS encoding Gfo/Idh/MocA family oxidoreductase, producing MDAAPLRLGVVGTGFRAGLFLDLVARVPHLVEVTGVLGRSRASTEAAVAGRGLPVADDLTGLLGTAPELVLVAVPVAAAPAVVTDLVTRGARVLTETPPAPDLDGLRALWDAVGASGRVQVAEQYLLFPHTAARLRVVRDGRIGDVTSVQVSSTQTYHATSLVRGFLGVGAAPARVVASATTAPLADPIARPGWTGDATPRPQTTTVATLDVGDGRSALYDFTQTQTRNPLRTRRLVVRGSQGELVDDRVVRLADATTVLTSSLERRQTGHQQDVQGLDLDQISLEGRVVFRNPFVGSRLSDEEVALAELFRRSTAWVRDAGPEPYPLAAAAQDHLLGLAITESARTGQPVTTTREAWAGALA from the coding sequence GTGGACGCAGCCCCCCTCCGCCTCGGCGTCGTCGGCACGGGATTCCGAGCCGGACTGTTCCTGGACCTCGTGGCCCGGGTGCCGCACCTCGTCGAGGTGACGGGCGTCCTGGGCCGCAGCCGCGCCTCCACCGAGGCCGCGGTGGCCGGTCGGGGCCTGCCCGTCGCCGACGACCTCACCGGTCTGCTGGGAACCGCGCCGGAACTCGTCCTCGTCGCGGTGCCCGTCGCTGCGGCACCCGCAGTCGTCACCGACCTCGTGACCCGCGGCGCGCGGGTCCTCACCGAGACGCCCCCGGCCCCGGACCTCGACGGACTGCGGGCGCTGTGGGACGCAGTGGGTGCGAGCGGGCGCGTCCAGGTCGCCGAGCAGTACCTGCTGTTCCCCCACACCGCCGCCCGCCTGCGCGTCGTGCGGGACGGCCGGATCGGGGACGTGACGTCGGTCCAGGTCTCCTCCACGCAGACGTACCACGCCACGTCGCTGGTCCGGGGATTCCTGGGCGTCGGTGCCGCGCCGGCCCGTGTCGTCGCGAGCGCCACCACCGCGCCCCTGGCCGACCCCATCGCCCGCCCGGGCTGGACGGGCGACGCCACCCCCCGACCGCAGACCACGACGGTGGCGACCCTCGACGTCGGGGACGGTCGCAGCGCGCTCTACGACTTCACCCAGACGCAGACGCGGAACCCGTTGCGCACCCGGCGACTGGTGGTGCGCGGCAGCCAGGGCGAACTCGTCGACGACCGGGTGGTGCGGCTGGCGGACGCGACGACCGTCCTCACGTCGTCGCTGGAACGCCGGCAGACCGGTCACCAGCAGGACGTCCAGGGTCTCGACCTGGACCAGATCTCCCTCGAGGGCCGGGTGGTGTTCCGCAACCCGTTCGTCGGGTCGCGGCTCTCGGACGAGGAGGTCGCGCTGGCCGAGCTGTTCCGGCGGTCGACCGCATGGGTCCGCGACGCGGGTCCCGAGCCCTACCCGCTGGCCGCCGCCGCGCAGGACCACCTGCTCGGCCTGGCCATCACCGAGTCCGCGCGCACGGGGCAGCCGGTCACGACGACCCGCGAGGCGTGGGCGGGCGCGCTGGCGTGA
- a CDS encoding NAD-dependent epimerase/dehydratase family protein yields MRIFFTGGSGKAGHHVAPYLASQGHHVTNADLSPLGHPDVTDLHVDLTDTGQVYSALAGMPTTADLDGPGRAPGGSAYDAVVHFAAIPTILRAPDATTFETNIRAHYNVLEAATRLGIRKVVFASSETTYGICFAQGERKPLYVPVDEEHPVVPEDSYAMSKVAGEVVSRSFQARTGADVYGFRINNVVEPHEYAEKFPAFLQDPSLRRRNVFAYIDTRDLGQATLKALQTDGLGFQVFNVANADMSVAATTQEVVEEFYAGVEVRREMGRDETFYCIDKARDLLGFEPQHSWRDVLRDPRQQG; encoded by the coding sequence ATGCGCATCTTCTTCACGGGCGGCAGCGGCAAGGCCGGACACCACGTCGCGCCCTACCTGGCCTCCCAGGGGCACCACGTGACGAACGCGGACCTCAGCCCGCTCGGCCACCCCGACGTGACCGACCTGCACGTCGACCTGACCGACACCGGCCAGGTGTACTCGGCGCTGGCGGGGATGCCGACGACGGCGGACCTCGACGGCCCCGGTCGCGCTCCCGGGGGTTCGGCCTACGACGCCGTGGTCCACTTCGCCGCGATCCCCACGATCCTGCGGGCCCCGGACGCGACGACGTTCGAGACCAACATCCGTGCGCACTACAACGTGCTGGAGGCCGCGACGCGGCTCGGGATCCGCAAGGTGGTGTTCGCCTCCTCGGAGACGACGTACGGCATCTGCTTCGCCCAGGGCGAGCGCAAACCCCTCTACGTCCCCGTCGACGAGGAGCACCCCGTCGTGCCGGAGGACTCCTACGCGATGTCGAAGGTCGCCGGTGAGGTCGTCTCCCGCTCCTTCCAGGCGCGCACGGGCGCGGACGTCTACGGGTTCCGCATCAACAACGTCGTCGAGCCCCACGAGTACGCCGAGAAGTTCCCGGCGTTCCTGCAGGACCCGTCCCTGCGCCGTCGCAACGTCTTCGCCTACATCGACACCCGCGACCTCGGGCAGGCGACGCTGAAGGCCCTGCAGACGGACGGCCTGGGGTTCCAGGTTTTCAACGTGGCGAACGCCGACATGTCGGTCGCCGCCACGACGCAGGAGGTCGTCGAGGAGTTCTACGCGGGCGTCGAGGTGCGGCGCGAGATGGGTCGCGACGAGACGTTCTACTGCATCGACAAGGCCCGCGACCTGCTCGGGTTCGAGCCGCAGCACTCGTGGCGGGACGTGTTGCGGGACCCCCGGCAGCAGGGGTGA
- a CDS encoding DeoR/GlpR family DNA-binding transcription regulator, whose protein sequence is MSEPATASGTEARRREILHLASTSGLASVEELSARLGVTASTIRRDLARLRDQGLITRTYGGAAPSVAHPEQSLRQRTGEAFEAKRGIARWAARQVRPGETVMLDAGTTVGALAHELRRCAPLTVVTTGLTVLDELADADDVEVVSLGGSLRHLSQGFVGPLTEAALERVTADAVFLGADGVSAEDGICEADQQQTRLKELMARRADRVHVLAHAAKLSRRPFHAWAPMPAGWTLVTDEGADPSALAPFHAAGVRVVVTDGEGAEVP, encoded by the coding sequence GTGAGCGAACCCGCCACCGCGTCGGGGACCGAGGCGCGACGCCGGGAGATCCTGCACCTGGCCAGCACGTCCGGGCTGGCCAGCGTCGAGGAACTCTCGGCACGGCTCGGCGTGACGGCCTCCACGATCCGCCGCGACCTCGCACGGTTGCGGGACCAGGGCCTCATCACCCGGACCTACGGCGGCGCCGCCCCGTCCGTCGCGCACCCGGAGCAGTCGCTGCGGCAGCGCACCGGTGAGGCGTTCGAGGCCAAGCGCGGCATCGCCCGCTGGGCGGCCCGTCAGGTGCGTCCGGGTGAGACCGTGATGCTCGACGCGGGGACGACCGTCGGCGCGCTCGCCCACGAACTGCGACGGTGCGCACCGCTCACCGTCGTCACCACGGGCCTGACCGTCCTGGACGAACTCGCCGACGCCGACGACGTCGAGGTCGTCTCCCTCGGGGGTTCCCTGCGCCACCTCAGCCAGGGTTTCGTCGGCCCCCTCACCGAGGCCGCGCTGGAACGCGTCACCGCCGACGCCGTCTTCCTCGGCGCCGACGGGGTGAGCGCCGAGGACGGGATCTGCGAGGCCGACCAGCAGCAGACCCGTCTGAAGGAACTCATGGCGCGACGCGCGGACCGCGTGCACGTCCTCGCCCACGCCGCCAAGCTCAGCCGCCGCCCGTTCCACGCCTGGGCGCCGATGCCCGCGGGGTGGACGCTCGTCACCGACGAGGGCGCCGACCCGTCCGCCCTCGCCCCGTTCCACGCGGCGGGCGTGCGGGTCGTGGTGACCGACGGAGAGGGTGCCGAGGTTCCCTGA
- the pdxA gene encoding 4-hydroxythreonine-4-phosphate dehydrogenase PdxA, with the protein MTPSTAVMDARPAIAVTMGDGAGVGPEVTVGALLDPAAYRDGRPVVVGDAERLRQAARALGVEADVVVVEDVTAAEFTPGRINVVDPGLLPADLPWGELSAEAGHAAHEYVRIACGLAMAGDVQAICTAPLNKAALHAAGHLYPGHTELLAHFCGVEEVSMMLTTPRIKVIHVTTHIGLLDAIARIEPGLVERTIRRGAEALRRAGNPNPRIGVCAINPHAGENGLFGYGEEAEKITPGVEAARAAGVDAVGPLPADTAFFLGGRGDYDLIVAMYHDQGHGPVKVLGIEAGVNITVGLPVIRTSVDHGTAFDIAGTGRVEVGSMVEALRQATELAGAPAPTGA; encoded by the coding sequence GTGACCCCCTCGACCGCCGTCATGGACGCCCGGCCCGCGATCGCCGTCACGATGGGCGACGGCGCCGGGGTCGGCCCCGAGGTCACCGTCGGGGCCCTCCTCGACCCCGCCGCCTACCGGGACGGGCGGCCCGTCGTCGTCGGGGACGCCGAGCGGCTTCGGCAGGCCGCGCGAGCCCTGGGCGTCGAGGCGGACGTGGTGGTCGTCGAGGACGTGACCGCCGCCGAGTTCACGCCCGGTCGCATCAACGTCGTCGACCCGGGCCTGCTGCCCGCGGACCTGCCGTGGGGCGAGCTGTCTGCCGAGGCCGGTCACGCCGCCCACGAGTACGTGCGCATCGCCTGCGGACTCGCGATGGCCGGGGACGTCCAGGCCATCTGCACCGCGCCCCTCAACAAGGCGGCCCTCCACGCGGCCGGTCACCTGTACCCGGGACACACCGAACTCCTCGCGCACTTCTGCGGTGTGGAGGAGGTGTCGATGATGCTGACGACCCCGCGCATCAAGGTCATCCACGTCACGACCCACATCGGGCTCCTCGACGCGATCGCGCGCATCGAACCCGGTCTCGTCGAGCGCACCATCCGTCGCGGTGCCGAGGCCCTGCGGCGGGCGGGGAACCCGAACCCCCGCATCGGGGTCTGCGCCATCAACCCGCACGCCGGGGAGAACGGCCTGTTCGGGTACGGCGAGGAGGCCGAGAAGATCACTCCGGGTGTCGAGGCCGCGCGGGCGGCGGGCGTCGACGCGGTCGGCCCGCTGCCCGCCGACACGGCGTTCTTCCTCGGCGGTCGCGGTGACTACGATCTGATCGTCGCGATGTACCACGACCAGGGCCACGGCCCCGTGAAGGTGCTCGGGATCGAGGCGGGGGTCAACATCACCGTGGGGTTGCCCGTGATCCGCACGTCGGTCGACCACGGCACGGCGTTCGACATCGCGGGAACCGGACGGGTGGAGGTCGGCAGCATGGTCGAGGCGTTGCGGCAGGCCACGGAACTCGCGGGTGCGCCCGCACCGACGGGGGCGTGA
- a CDS encoding four-carbon acid sugar kinase family protein: MTAPATPRTAPTSTGLRRVVADDLSGAAEVAGVLLARGRDCEVILDGSPRDSLATSLRSPADEGVTTVVDTDHRAVDPASARDAVRAATADPAGAALVVVKVDSLWRGNVGPTVDALRDNGFQVVVAGALPSLGRTVRGGLPVVGDVPLADTALWALEPHPAPRAVADLLDGPVTAVPLDVLRAGWTLGGQDLSVLDGETDADLRAAATAAVDAVTGGRRVALVGSAALVAAVADTTSAPPRGTAAPLVAPGHRPVVLAVGSGSAAATAQTAHLRAAALVDDHTHLLTIDPVDRPGEAVADLARRVGRTHPAADLVLTGGQTARAVLDHLGVRRLRPVAQPDHGVVVSLADDGRLVATKPGSFGQDPTLTDLVRLLRALRSGAPTAPQEIL; this comes from the coding sequence GTGACCGCACCCGCTACCCCCCGCACCGCCCCCACCAGCACAGGCTTGCGACGCGTCGTGGCCGACGACCTCTCCGGCGCCGCCGAGGTCGCCGGCGTCCTGCTCGCCCGTGGCCGGGACTGCGAGGTCATCCTCGACGGCTCCCCCCGCGACTCCCTCGCCACGTCCCTCCGCAGCCCGGCGGACGAGGGCGTCACCACCGTCGTCGACACCGACCACCGGGCGGTCGACCCCGCGTCGGCCCGCGACGCCGTGCGGGCCGCCACCGCGGACCCGGCCGGGGCCGCACTCGTCGTCGTCAAGGTCGACTCGCTGTGGCGCGGCAACGTGGGGCCCACCGTCGACGCGCTGCGCGACAACGGTTTCCAGGTCGTCGTGGCCGGCGCGCTGCCGTCGCTGGGCCGGACCGTGCGCGGGGGGCTGCCCGTCGTCGGTGACGTCCCCCTCGCCGACACCGCGCTGTGGGCCCTCGAACCGCACCCCGCGCCGCGAGCTGTGGCGGACCTGCTGGACGGGCCGGTCACCGCCGTCCCCCTCGACGTCCTGCGCGCCGGGTGGACGCTCGGCGGGCAGGACCTGTCGGTGCTCGACGGGGAGACCGACGCCGACCTGCGCGCCGCTGCGACCGCCGCCGTCGACGCCGTGACCGGCGGCCGTCGCGTGGCCCTCGTGGGCAGCGCCGCCCTCGTCGCCGCCGTCGCCGACACCACGTCCGCGCCGCCCCGCGGCACCGCCGCCCCCCTCGTGGCGCCCGGGCACCGGCCGGTGGTCCTCGCGGTCGGCAGCGGCTCGGCCGCGGCGACTGCGCAGACCGCGCACCTGCGAGCAGCCGCCCTCGTGGACGATCACACCCACCTGCTGACGATCGATCCGGTGGACCGACCAGGCGAGGCCGTCGCCGACCTCGCGCGCCGCGTCGGCCGGACGCACCCCGCCGCCGACCTCGTCCTCACCGGCGGTCAGACGGCCCGCGCCGTCCTCGACCACCTCGGCGTGCGCCGGCTGCGGCCGGTCGCCCAGCCCGACCACGGCGTCGTCGTCAGCCTCGCCGACGACGGCCGCCTCGTCGCCACCAAACCCGGCAGCTTCGGGCAGGACCCGACGCTCACCGACCTCGTCCGGCTGCTGCGTGCTCTGCGCAGCGGCGCCCCCACCGCACCCCAGGAGATCCTGTGA